A window of the Miscanthus floridulus cultivar M001 chromosome 14, ASM1932011v1, whole genome shotgun sequence genome harbors these coding sequences:
- the LOC136503498 gene encoding secreted RxLR effector protein 161-like: MEMKLKLLKEGSTPSVDATEYRSLIGSLRYLCNSRPDLAYAVGYLSRFMEAPRQEHLAAVRRVLRYVAGTVHSGLHYHLGRKNEGTPKLLGYSDSDLAGDVNDWKSTSGLIFFLAGGPIAWQSAKQKVVALSSCEAEYIAAAGAACEAVWLARLLAELVGGAVLAPKLKVDNKSAIALMKNHVHHDRSKHIDVKFHFIRECCDRKLIDVEFIGTELQLGDILTKALGRVRFQELRGKIGMFDVNSKHSKNCHRL; the protein is encoded by the coding sequence ATGGAGATGAAGTTGAAGCTGTTGAAGGAAGGGTCGACACCAAGTGTGGATGCCACTGAGTACCGTAGTCTCATCGGGAGCCTCAGGTATTTGTGCAATTCTAGACCCGACCTGGCGTATGCAGTGGGTTAcctcagtcgcttcatggaggcaCCACGGCAAGAGCACCTCGCCGCCGTGAGGCGTGTTCTCCGCTACGTGGCAGGCACGGTGCATTCGGGCCTGCACTATCATCTAGGAAGGAAGAATGAAGGCACTCCCAAGCTGCTGGGCTACTCCGATAGTGACCTGGCCGGAGACGTCAACGACTGGAAGAGCACCAGCGgcctcatcttcttccttgccGGTGGGCCGATTGCATGGCAGTCGGCGAAACAAAAGGTGGTTGCGCTGTCGTCCTGCGAGGCGGAATACATCGCGGCTGCTGGAGCTGCGTGCGAGGCAGTTTGGCTGGCACGCTTGCTGGCTGAGCTCGTCGGAGGAGCCGTCCTCGCACCCAAGCTCAAGGTGGACAACAAGTCCGCCATCGCGTTGATGAAGAATCATGTGCACCATGACAGGAGTAAGCATATTGATGTAAAGTTCCACTTCATCCGGGAGTGCTGCGACAGGAAGCTGATCGACGTCGAGTTCATTGGTACTGAACTGCAACTGGGCGATATTCTCACTAAAGCGCTCGGGCGCGTTCGGTTTCAGGAGCTTCGAGGAAAGATCGGCATGTTTGATGTAAATAGTAAGCACAGCAAGAATTGCCACAGACTCTAG
- the LOC136502788 gene encoding uncharacterized protein, translated as MAREIHGPEFDPSTADLEGDIVMRLGPGKPHGRYYMGNSTIDTANTQTLAQIRARSTSSSPAIRPRSQPQVVALQAQIEALQESQQASQSQFQALQLSHQAELAQERARVQAQLEAFQQSQKAWYEYMASFSLEHGPASTASAAADDTVGASTSARRHSWTFYSWIEQRSRLGLVSVSR; from the exons atggcgagagagatccatgggccagaatttgatccgagcaccgctgacctcgagggtgacatcgtcatgaggttgggaccaggtaagccacacgggaggtactatatgggcaacagcaccatagacacggccaacactcagacactcgcccagattagagcccggagcacgagttcgagcccggccatacgcccacgctcacagccccaggtggtagcactccag gcccagattgaagccctgcaggagtcacagcaggcctcacagagccagtttcaggccctccagctatcgcaccaggccgagttggcacaggagagggcgcgagtgcaggcccagcttgaggccttccagcagtcgcagaaggcctggtacgagtacatggccagcttttctctagagcatgggccagcctccaccgcctccgccgccgccgatgataccgttggtgcctccacctccgcgcgacggcactcct ggaccttctacagctggatcgaacaacgatcaagacttggacttgtctccgtttctcggtag
- the LOC136502682 gene encoding uncharacterized protein: MHTEKNFAEAVLHTIMDWEKSKDNVKARLDQATLCDRPKLNMLPPLRGKSWKKPKADFVLTRAQKKEVLQWFQSLMFPDGYAANWRRGVNLSTMRITGLKSHDYHIWIERLLPVMVRGYFPDHIWRVMAELSMFFRKLCAKEISRTEIEEMERMAPVLLCKLEKIFPPGFFNPMQHLLLHLPYEAKMGGPVHARWCYPIERCLKVLRTKCKNKCKIEASCAEASIVEEVSYFTTRYYADNLPNVHNPPPRYNAADNQSTLSLFRGQLGSASEPTLKMLSLEEWRSIQLYVLRNLEEVGPYIAKFVLLYHRPSRREPTEAEVETLLRHGAGERNPTFICWFKEEVIDGGRWNQEA; this comes from the exons atgcacactgaaaagaatttcgccgaggcggtccttcacacaatcatggactgggaaaagtcaaaggacaatgtcaaggctagattggatcaagcaacgctgtgcgatagaccaaagctaaacatgttgcctcccttacgcgggaagtcatggaagaagcctaaggccgacttcgtcctaacgagggcccaaaagaaagaagttcttcaatggttccaatcgttgatgttccctgacgggtatgcagcgaattggaggaggggtgtgaacttaagtaccatgcgaatcacagggctgaagagtcatgattaccacatatggattgagcgccttcttccggtgatggttcgtggctatttccctgatcacatctggcgagtgatggcagagttgagcatgttcttccgcaagctatgtgctaaggagatatctcggaccgagattgaagaaatggaaagaatggccccggtgttgctctgcaagttggagaagatctttccccccggcttcttcaatccgatgcaacatttgctcttgcacctaccatatgaggcaaaaatggggggccctgtgcatgcccgttggtgctatccaattgagcgatgcctaaaggttcttagaacaaaatgcaaaaataaatgcaaaattgaagcttcctgtgcagaggcatccattgtggaggaggtgtcatacttcacaacaagatactatgccgacaaccttcctaacgtgcataatccaccccctcgttacaatgctgccgacaatcagtcgaccctcagccttttccgagggcaactcggaagtgcaagtgaacctaccttgaagatgttgagcctagaagagtggcgctctatccagctgtatgtgttgcggaaccttgaagaggttggcccgtacattgc caaatttgttctcctctaccatcgtccatcacggagggaacccaccgaagcggaagttgaaacccttctaagacatggcgcgggagaacgaaatcccacttttatttgttggttcaaggaggag gtgattgatggtgggcggtggaatcaggaagcttag